CAGGCTGACCTGGCGGGTCGAGCGGTTGAGCAGGCTGGCCCCCAGCTCGAGTTCCAGGGCGTCGACCTGGCGGGTCACCGAGGAGGTCGCCACCCCGAGCCTGCGCGCGGCGGCGGAAAAGCCGCCGGCCTCGGCGGTGGCCATGAACACCTTCAGAGCCAGCAGCTTGTCCATCGTCAATCTTCCAGGGGGCAAAGGCCAAAACCTTCCTACAATCACCGACTGGAATCAACCACACGAGACGCCCATGCCCGACAACCTGTTCAGCGCCCTGCCGCCGCTCGCGCCCGACGCCGACGAGCAGTTCACCGACCTGCTCCGGCGCCCGGGCCTGCGCATCGAGCGTATCGTCTCCAGCGGCCAGTCCAGCCCGCCGGGGTTCTGGTACGACCAGGCCGAGGGCGAATGGGTGGTCGTGCTCAGCGGCAGCGCCGGGCTGCGCCTGGAGCACGAGCCACATACCCGCGTGCTGCGCCCCGGCGACCATCTGGACATCCCGCCCGGTTGCCGCCACCGGGTGGAATGGACCGAGCCCGGCGTGGCGACGGTATGGCTGGCGGTGTTCTATCAGGGCTGAGCCAGTACCGCCGTGGCGGGCGTTGCCTGCAGGCGATAGAACCGCCACGGCAGCAGCACCGCCGCCACGGTCAGGCCGCAGGCGAAGCCGACCCAGACGCCCACCGCGCCCAGCGAGGAGTGCAAGGCCAGCCAGTAGCTCAGTGGCAGCGCCAGCAGCCAGTAGCTGACCAGGGTCACGCCCACCGGCCAGCGATAGTCCTGCAGGCCGCGCAAGGCGCCCAGCGCGGTGGACTGCAGACCATCGGCCACCTGCATGGCCGCGACCACCACGAACATCGGCACGGCGATGGCGATTACCTGCGGGTCGTCGCTCATGGCCTCGGCGATGGAGCGCCCGAACAGCGCCAGCAGCACGGTGGCCACCAGCATCCAGGCAGTGACGCTGGCAAAGGTGGCGCTGCCGATGGCGCGGATGCGTGCCGTCTCGCCGCGGCCCTGGGCCTGGCTGATGCGGATGCTGACCGCCGCCGCCATGCCCAGCGGCAGCATGTACAGCAGCGCGCCGATCGACTGCACCACCTGGTTGGCCGCCAGGGCTGCATTGCCCAGCCAGCCGAGCATCCAGGCAGCGATCACCACCGCGCCGGCCTCGGCAAGATACCCCAGGCCCAGCGGCCAGCCCTCGCTCAACAGCGTGCGCCAGGTCAATCGTGCCCCTTGGGCAGCCTGACGGTAACTCGCCAGCGAGGGCGCCAGGCGCCAGTAAGCCAGGGCCAGCAGCACCGCCAGCGATTCGGCGATCACACTGGCGATACCCGCTCCCAGCAGGCCCAGCGCCGGCAAGCCGAAATGGCCGTGGATCAGCCCATAGCTCAGCGGAATGTTGAACAACACCGCGCTCATCACCAGCAGCACGCCCACCCAGGGCCGGCCGATGGCTTCCAGCACGTCCTTGAACACCACCGCCAGGCAGTACGGGATCAGGAATACCGCCATGGCCTGCCAGTACGGCGTCAGCAGCGCCACGTCGGGCAGCGGTACGCCCAACCATTGCACCAAGGGCAGGCAGGCCAGCATCGCCAGGCAGCCGAGGATACCCACCAGCAGGCCATAACCCAGCCCGGCACGCAGCGTGCGTGCCACGGCGCCGGGGTCGTCGGCGCCATGGGCATGGCCGACGCGCACGCTGAGGGTGGCGAGCATGCCGTACAGCCCGGCATGGAAGATCAGCCCGGCGCTGCTGGTCAGCGCGACACAGGCCAGTACCACGGTGCCCAGCGAGGCCAGCAGCACGGTATCGGTCAGGCTGATCAGTTCGGCCGCCGACAGGCCCAGCACCAGCGGCAGCGCCAGGCGCAACAGGCCAGGCAGCTCGCCCAGCCAGGCAACATTCTTGGGTAAAGCGAGGGCAGTCACGGTAGCCACCTCCAATTGACATACGCCGCGTATGCTAATGCCATTTATTGACATACGCAACGTATGCTAATTTGCAGCCATCGTTTTTTACCCGGAGCCCTCCATGCCCACCCCTCGCCGCAGCCGCGCCGCCATGAGCGCGGACACCACCGAACGGCTGATCGCCGTCGCCCGCCACCAGTTCGCCGAAAAGGGCTTTGCCGCCGTGGTGATGGATGAACTGTGCGCCGAGGCCGACCTCACCCGCGGGGCCCTGCACCACCATTTTGGCGGCAAGGCTGGGCTGTTCACCGCTGTGGTGCAGCACCTGCTCGAGGAGATCAACCAGGCGATCGATGCCCGCTACGCCACGCATGACGACCCGTGGGAGGGCTATATCGACACCTGCCTGTACTACTACGACCTGCTGCACGAGCCGGCCCTGCGCCGCATCCTGCTGCAAGACGCCCCCGGGGTGCTCGGCCCTCGGCTGCGCGAACTGGAGGAAGCCAGCTACATCGGGCCCATGGCCCAAGGGCTGGTGGAGTTGCAGCAGGCCGGCAGGCTGCGCGCCTTCGACGCCGTGGCCATGGCCCACCTGATCAATGGCGCGATGGGCGACAGCGGCATGTGGGTGATTGCCCAGGACGATCCGCAAACGGCGGCGGAGCGGGTGAAGGGGGCGCTGCGCTGTTTGATGGAAGGGTTGCAGGCCTGAGTTCATTCTGGTTTTGGCGCGCGCTGCGTGGGAGCGGGCTTGGCCCGCGATGGCGTCCCCCAGCCAACCTGGTTGTAGCGACTGGCCTCATCGCGGGGCAAGCCCGCTCCCACGTGGACGGTTAATCGCCTGCTCTAATTGCGACAATCGGCCACAAATCAAAATGTACTAACTTGTTAATTAGCTTGCTAAGGGCTTAAACTTCTCGCATTCCACCTGCGAGATCCCTGGCATGAAAGACTCACCCCGCGCCTCCGGCGCCTCAACCTTCATCCTGATCGGCCTGGGCGCCGTCATCGCCCTGCTCGGCCTGCTCCTGGCCGCCGGCGGCGTCAAGCTGGCCGGCCTGGGCGGTTCCTGGTACTTCCTGGTCGGCGGCCTGGCCATGGCCATTGCCGGGATCCTCATCGCCCGTCGCAAGCCCGCTGGCGCCTGGCTGTACGCGCTGTTCCTCGCCGGCACCGCGATCTGGGCCGTGGCCGACACCGGGCTGGCGTTCTGGCCGTTGTTCTCGCGGCTGTTCATGTTTGCCACCATCGGCCTGGTGGTGGCGCTGGTGTATCCGCAACTGGTCCGACGCCCGGCGCGTGGCGCCTATGGCGTCGCCGGCCTGCTGGGCGTGGCGCTGGTGATCGCCGCCGGCAACATGTTCGTCGCCCATCCCAGCGTCGCCCCCACCGGCAAGGGCCCAGGCCAGACGCCGGTGGAACCCGGCCAGCAGCAGAAGGACTGGGCCCACTACGGCAACACCGAGGGCGGCAGCCGCTTCGCCGCGCTGGACCAGATCAACCGAGGCAACGTCGACCAGCTCAAGGTGGCCTGGACCTACCACACCGGTGACGTCGCCCTCAGCGACGGCAACGGCGCCGAAGACCAGCTCACCCCACTGCAGGTAGGCGACAAGGTGTTCATCTGCACCCCGCACAACAACCTGATCGCCCTCGACGCCGACACCGGCAAGGAACTGTGGAAGAACGCCATCAACGCCCAGTCCAAGGTCTGGCAGCGCTGCCGCGGCCTGGCCTACTTCGACGCCAGCGCGCCGATCGCCCAGCCGACCCAGCCTGACAGCACGCCGGTCAGCGTGAGCAGCGTGCCGGCCGGCGCCAACTGCCAGCGCCGCCTGCTGACCAACACCATCGATGCCCGCCTGATCGCGGTCGATGCCGACACCGGCGCATTCTGCGAAGGCTTCGGCGACAACGGCCAGGTCGACCTCAAGGCCGGCCTGGGCAACGTACCGGACTCGTACTACCAGCTGTCCTCGGCACCGCTGATGGCCGGCACCACCGTGGTGGTCGGCGGCCGCGTCGCCGACAACGTACAGACCGACATGCCCGGCGGCGTGATCCGTGGCTTCGATGTGATCACCGGTGCCCAGCGCTGGGCCTTCGACCCGGGCAACCCGCAGGACCGCGAAGCCCCGCAAGGCGACCGGACCTACGTGCGCAGCACCCCCAACAGCTGGGCGCCGATGTCGTACGACCCGGCGATGAACACCCTGTTCCTGCCGATGGGTTCCTCGTCCACCGATATCTACGGTGTCGAGCGCAACAAGCTTGACCACACCTACGGCGCCTCGGTGCTGGCCCTGGACGCCACCACGGGCAACCAAAAGTGGGTGTACCAGACCGTGCATAACGATCTCTGGGACTTCGACCTGCCAATGCAGCCGAGCCTGATCGACTTCACCAAAGATGACGGCAGCACCGTGCCCGCCGTGGTGATCGGCACCAAGGCCGGGCAGATCTACGTGCTCGACCGCGCCACAGGCAAGCCGCTGACCCAGGTCGACGAAGTCCCGGTCAAGCCGGGCAACATCCCTAACGAGC
This window of the Pseudomonas mosselii genome carries:
- a CDS encoding MATE family efflux transporter; protein product: MTALALPKNVAWLGELPGLLRLALPLVLGLSAAELISLTDTVLLASLGTVVLACVALTSSAGLIFHAGLYGMLATLSVRVGHAHGADDPGAVARTLRAGLGYGLLVGILGCLAMLACLPLVQWLGVPLPDVALLTPYWQAMAVFLIPYCLAVVFKDVLEAIGRPWVGVLLVMSAVLFNIPLSYGLIHGHFGLPALGLLGAGIASVIAESLAVLLALAYWRLAPSLASYRQAAQGARLTWRTLLSEGWPLGLGYLAEAGAVVIAAWMLGWLGNAALAANQVVQSIGALLYMLPLGMAAAVSIRISQAQGRGETARIRAIGSATFASVTAWMLVATVLLALFGRSIAEAMSDDPQVIAIAVPMFVVVAAMQVADGLQSTALGALRGLQDYRWPVGVTLVSYWLLALPLSYWLALHSSLGAVGVWVGFACGLTVAAVLLPWRFYRLQATPATAVLAQP
- a CDS encoding cupin domain-containing protein yields the protein MPDNLFSALPPLAPDADEQFTDLLRRPGLRIERIVSSGQSSPPGFWYDQAEGEWVVVLSGSAGLRLEHEPHTRVLRPGDHLDIPPGCRHRVEWTEPGVATVWLAVFYQG
- a CDS encoding TetR/AcrR family transcriptional regulator; amino-acid sequence: MPTPRRSRAAMSADTTERLIAVARHQFAEKGFAAVVMDELCAEADLTRGALHHHFGGKAGLFTAVVQHLLEEINQAIDARYATHDDPWEGYIDTCLYYYDLLHEPALRRILLQDAPGVLGPRLRELEEASYIGPMAQGLVELQQAGRLRAFDAVAMAHLINGAMGDSGMWVIAQDDPQTAAERVKGALRCLMEGLQA
- a CDS encoding glucose/quinate/shikimate family membrane-bound PQQ-dependent dehydrogenase; its protein translation is MKDSPRASGASTFILIGLGAVIALLGLLLAAGGVKLAGLGGSWYFLVGGLAMAIAGILIARRKPAGAWLYALFLAGTAIWAVADTGLAFWPLFSRLFMFATIGLVVALVYPQLVRRPARGAYGVAGLLGVALVIAAGNMFVAHPSVAPTGKGPGQTPVEPGQQQKDWAHYGNTEGGSRFAALDQINRGNVDQLKVAWTYHTGDVALSDGNGAEDQLTPLQVGDKVFICTPHNNLIALDADTGKELWKNAINAQSKVWQRCRGLAYFDASAPIAQPTQPDSTPVSVSSVPAGANCQRRLLTNTIDARLIAVDADTGAFCEGFGDNGQVDLKAGLGNVPDSYYQLSSAPLMAGTTVVVGGRVADNVQTDMPGGVIRGFDVITGAQRWAFDPGNPQDREAPQGDRTYVRSTPNSWAPMSYDPAMNTLFLPMGSSSTDIYGVERNKLDHTYGASVLALDATTGNQKWVYQTVHNDLWDFDLPMQPSLIDFTKDDGSTVPAVVIGTKAGQIYVLDRATGKPLTQVDEVPVKPGNIPNEPYSPTQPKSVGMPQIGAQTLTESDMWGATPYDQLLCRIDFKKMRYDGLYTAPGTDLSLSFPGSLGGMNWGSISTDPVHGFIFVNDMRLGLWIQMIPSQNQGAAAGGGEALNTGMGAVPLKGTPYAVNKNRFLSVAGIPCQAPPFGTLTAIDMKTRQIAWQVPVGTVEDTGPLGIRMHLPIKIGLPTLGGTLSTQGGLVFIAGTQDFYLRAYDSGNGNEIWKARLPVGSQGGPMTYVSPKTGKQYVVVTAGGARQSTDRGDYVMAYALP